The following are encoded in a window of Pseudomonas multiresinivorans genomic DNA:
- the moaA gene encoding GTP 3',8-cyclase MoaA, with protein MSDSQLVDPFGRRITYLRLSVTDRCDFRCTYCMSEDMQFLPRDQVLSLEELEAVADAFIGLGVKRIRITGGEPLVRKGLTGLLARLGARPELEDLSITTNGSQLRERAAELRAAGVRRLNISLDSLRRERFAAFTRSDKLEQVLDGIDAAREAGFDRIKLNAVVQKDRNDDEVCDLVEFALAKGIDISFIEEMPLGSVSSHERKQTLCSSDEVRAQLAERWQLLPTPERSGGPSRYYRIDGYASRIGFISPHSHNFCGDCNRVRVTAEGKLVLCLGHEGALDLRQLLREHPGDSVRLREALMQALQLKPERHHFEADQQVQVLRFMSMTGG; from the coding sequence ATGTCCGATTCCCAGTTGGTCGACCCCTTCGGTCGACGTATCACCTACCTGCGCCTGTCGGTCACCGACCGCTGCGACTTCCGCTGCACCTACTGCATGAGCGAAGACATGCAGTTTTTGCCGCGCGACCAGGTATTGAGCCTGGAAGAGCTCGAAGCCGTCGCCGACGCCTTCATCGGCCTGGGTGTGAAGCGCATTCGCATCACCGGCGGCGAGCCGCTGGTGCGCAAGGGGCTGACCGGGCTGCTGGCCAGGCTGGGCGCGCGGCCGGAACTGGAAGACCTTTCCATCACCACCAATGGCTCGCAACTGCGCGAGCGCGCCGCCGAGCTGCGAGCGGCGGGTGTGCGCCGCCTGAACATCAGCCTCGACTCCCTGCGCCGCGAGCGCTTCGCCGCCTTCACCCGTTCCGACAAGCTGGAGCAGGTGCTCGACGGCATCGACGCTGCGAGGGAGGCCGGCTTCGATCGCATCAAGCTCAATGCCGTGGTGCAGAAGGACCGCAACGACGATGAGGTGTGTGACCTGGTGGAGTTTGCCCTGGCCAAGGGCATCGACATCAGCTTCATCGAAGAAATGCCCCTGGGCAGCGTCAGCAGCCACGAACGCAAGCAGACCCTGTGCAGCAGCGACGAAGTCCGCGCGCAGCTCGCCGAGCGCTGGCAGTTGCTGCCCACGCCCGAACGCAGCGGCGGGCCTTCGCGTTACTACCGCATCGACGGTTACGCCAGCCGCATCGGCTTCATCTCCCCGCACAGCCACAACTTCTGTGGCGACTGCAATCGGGTGCGGGTGACCGCCGAAGGCAAGCTGGTGCTCTGCCTCGGCCACGAAGGCGCGCTGGACCTGCGCCAACTGTTGCGCGAACACCCCGGCGACAGCGTGCGTCTGCGCGAAGCGCTGATGCAGGCGCTGCAGCTCAAGCCCGAACGTCACCACTTCGAAGCGGATCAGCAAGTACAGGTGCTGCGCTTCATGAGCATGACCGGCGGCTGA
- a CDS encoding alpha/beta fold hydrolase: MNFEIVKYRVNDYELTCQVAGQGVPLLLVHGSLCDYRYWQAQVEALSARCRVIVPSLRHYFPEQWDGQGSGFTTEQHVDDLLALIDQLPEPVHLLGHSRGGNICLRVALMAPHKLLTLALADPGGDFADNVFTGANIEAPVSPVERNQFRQQALGMIREGDVEGGLQLFVDTVSGAGVWSRSSRQFREMATANAMTLVGQVTDHPAPINRESISQLQLPVLLIGGARSPEPFPRILQALQMVLADARLVTIPGASHGMNVIRPASFNRAVLEFVDQY, translated from the coding sequence ATGAATTTCGAGATTGTGAAATATCGGGTCAATGACTATGAACTGACGTGCCAGGTTGCCGGGCAGGGCGTGCCCCTGCTGCTGGTGCACGGGTCGCTTTGCGACTACCGCTACTGGCAGGCGCAGGTCGAAGCGTTGTCTGCCCGCTGCCGCGTGATCGTGCCCAGCCTGCGCCATTACTTCCCGGAACAATGGGACGGCCAGGGGAGTGGTTTTACGACGGAACAGCATGTTGATGATCTTCTCGCGTTGATCGATCAGTTACCTGAGCCGGTCCATCTGCTGGGGCATTCGCGGGGCGGCAACATCTGTTTGCGAGTGGCGCTGATGGCCCCGCATAAATTGCTCACTTTGGCGCTTGCTGATCCAGGCGGAGACTTCGCCGACAATGTCTTCACTGGAGCAAATATTGAGGCGCCAGTATCTCCCGTTGAACGCAATCAGTTTCGCCAGCAGGCGCTTGGCATGATTCGCGAGGGAGATGTTGAAGGAGGGTTGCAACTCTTTGTCGATACTGTCAGTGGGGCGGGAGTCTGGTCGAGGTCATCTCGGCAGTTTCGTGAGATGGCGACGGCCAATGCCATGACCTTGGTTGGGCAGGTTACCGATCATCCTGCGCCTATCAATCGAGAGTCGATATCGCAGTTGCAGTTGCCAGTATTGCTGATCGGCGGAGCCAGAAGTCCGGAGCCGTTTCCGCGAATCCTCCAGGCGCTGCAAATGGTCCTTGCGGATGCGCGCTTGGTGACGATTCCCGGCGCTTCCCATGGCATGAATGTGATCCGTCCGGCGTCCTTCAATCGCGCTGTGCTGGAATTTGTCGATCAGTACTGA
- a CDS encoding DUF4946 domain-containing protein — MVGLRSWLLFGALLVPLPALAEMQVIWPQGWEVSRSPADAAVDAPVVRQRGVRLAEDGSQDLVMEVTRSRLGSGVTVSAENVIVEMRKALQKDFMRQGFQAACSKPLDTRLGGLEGLEVHCGISQNGTEVLKQTVQVALGDGAAYSLTYAAPAQRYAELLQEIETVKAGISLR; from the coding sequence ATGGTCGGTCTGCGATCCTGGTTGTTGTTCGGTGCGCTGCTGGTGCCGTTGCCGGCTCTGGCGGAAATGCAGGTGATCTGGCCGCAAGGCTGGGAAGTCTCGCGCTCGCCGGCCGATGCGGCGGTGGACGCGCCGGTGGTTCGTCAGCGCGGCGTGCGCTTGGCGGAAGACGGTTCTCAGGATCTGGTCATGGAGGTCACGCGCAGTCGGCTCGGCTCCGGCGTCACGGTCAGTGCCGAGAATGTCATCGTCGAGATGCGCAAGGCGCTGCAGAAAGACTTCATGCGGCAGGGCTTCCAGGCGGCGTGCAGCAAGCCACTGGATACCAGGCTTGGTGGCTTGGAAGGTCTGGAGGTGCATTGCGGGATCAGTCAGAACGGCACTGAGGTACTCAAGCAGACCGTGCAGGTGGCGCTGGGTGATGGTGCGGCCTATTCATTGACCTATGCGGCGCCGGCGCAGCGCTATGCGGAGTTGCTGCAGGAGATCGAGACGGTGAAGGCGGGCATCAGTCTGCGCTGA
- a CDS encoding formate/nitrite transporter family protein, with amino-acid sequence MAIEKPPARGAAQSRPRSKGSDSAAKRKTAPRTQAGESKAGGDTADDLSAEERRKVEKSQPPRALVLHEVIRLQGNHELERTLAALWWSALAAGLTIGLSLMAMGLFRARLPDHDMAVITTSLGYPVGFLAIILARQQLFTENTLTAVLPVMSEPTLEKFGQLLRLWSVVLLGNIVGALLFAYGMLHLPIFDTKADQAFLEIGREVMENDHWQMFSKGIVSGWMIATMVWLVPAAENAKVWIIFLVTYLMALGSFSHIVVGTCEVGYLMFAGEVGLAAFVIDFALPTLVGNIVGGSLIFALMSHAQVRSDTTSTPEKLPKKKTAP; translated from the coding sequence ATGGCCATCGAAAAACCGCCCGCTCGCGGCGCAGCCCAGTCGCGGCCGCGTAGCAAAGGCAGCGACTCTGCCGCAAAGCGCAAGACCGCACCACGCACCCAGGCCGGGGAGTCGAAGGCGGGCGGTGATACCGCGGACGATCTTTCTGCCGAAGAGCGTCGCAAAGTCGAGAAGAGCCAGCCGCCCCGCGCACTGGTACTGCACGAAGTCATCCGCTTGCAGGGCAATCACGAACTGGAGCGCACCCTGGCGGCGCTCTGGTGGTCGGCGCTGGCGGCCGGGTTGACGATCGGCCTGTCGCTGATGGCGATGGGTCTGTTTCGCGCGCGTCTGCCGGACCACGACATGGCGGTGATCACCACCAGCCTTGGGTATCCGGTCGGCTTCCTGGCAATCATCCTCGCGCGCCAGCAACTGTTTACCGAGAACACCTTGACGGCGGTACTGCCGGTGATGAGCGAGCCGACCCTGGAGAAGTTCGGCCAGTTGCTGCGCCTGTGGTCGGTGGTGCTGCTGGGCAACATCGTCGGCGCGCTGCTGTTCGCCTACGGCATGCTGCACCTGCCGATTTTCGACACCAAGGCGGATCAGGCTTTCCTGGAGATTGGCCGCGAGGTCATGGAGAACGACCATTGGCAGATGTTTTCCAAGGGCATCGTTTCCGGCTGGATGATCGCCACCATGGTCTGGCTGGTGCCGGCGGCGGAGAACGCCAAGGTGTGGATCATCTTCCTGGTCACCTACCTGATGGCGCTGGGCAGCTTCAGTCACATCGTGGTCGGCACCTGCGAGGTGGGCTACCTGATGTTCGCCGGGGAAGTGGGGCTGGCGGCGTTCGTCATCGATTTCGCTTTGCCCACGCTGGTGGGCAACATCGTGGGCGGTAGTCTGATCTTCGCCCTGATGAGCCACGCCCAGGTACGCAGCGATACGACATCGACACCGGAAAAGCTCCCGAAAAAGAAAACGGCGCCCTGA
- the gcl gene encoding glyoxylate carboligase, with amino-acid sequence MARMRAIEAAVLVMRREGVDTAFGVPGAAINPMYAAMKKLGGIDHVLARHVEGASHMAEGYTRTNAGNIGVCIGTSGPAGTDMVTGLYSASADSIPILCITGQAPRARMHKEDFQAVDITSIVKPVTKWATTVLEPGQVPYAFQKAFFEMRSGRPGPVLIDLPFDVQMAEIEFDIDAYEPLAVNKPKATRAQAEKALALLNDAERPLICAGGGIINADASDKLVEFAELTGVPVVPTLMGWGTIPDDHPLMAGMCGLQTSHRYGNATVLESDMVFGIGNRWANRHTGSVDVYTAGRKFVHVDIEPTQIGRVFTPDLGIVSDAGSALDVFLEVAREWKAAGKLKDRSAWVESCRERKRTMQRKTHFDNVPVKPQRVYEEMNEFFGKDTCYVSTIGLSQIAGAQFLHVYKPRHWINCGQAGPLGWTIPAALGVVKADPSRQVVALSGDYDFQFMIEELAAGAQFNLPYIHVLVNNSYLGLIRQAQRGFEIDYCVQLAFENVNAPELNGYGVDHVAVVEGLGCKAIRVSDPNQIGAAFAQARELMQQHRVPVVVEVILERVTNISMGTEINAVNEFEELALKGIDAPTAISLLD; translated from the coding sequence ATGGCCAGAATGAGAGCAATCGAGGCTGCCGTACTCGTCATGCGTCGCGAAGGTGTCGATACCGCCTTCGGCGTACCGGGCGCCGCCATCAACCCCATGTACGCGGCCATGAAGAAACTCGGTGGCATCGATCACGTCCTGGCCCGCCACGTGGAAGGCGCCTCGCACATGGCCGAGGGCTACACCCGCACCAACGCCGGCAACATCGGCGTGTGCATCGGCACCTCCGGCCCCGCCGGCACCGACATGGTCACCGGCCTGTACTCGGCTTCCGCCGACTCCATCCCGATCCTCTGCATCACCGGCCAGGCTCCCCGTGCGCGCATGCACAAGGAAGACTTCCAGGCCGTGGACATCACCAGCATCGTCAAGCCGGTCACCAAGTGGGCGACCACCGTGCTGGAGCCGGGCCAGGTGCCCTACGCCTTCCAGAAGGCCTTCTTCGAAATGCGCAGCGGCCGTCCCGGCCCGGTGCTGATCGACCTGCCGTTCGACGTGCAGATGGCCGAGATCGAATTCGACATCGACGCCTACGAGCCACTGGCGGTCAACAAGCCCAAGGCAACCCGCGCCCAGGCCGAAAAAGCCCTGGCCCTGCTCAATGACGCCGAGCGTCCGCTGATCTGCGCCGGCGGCGGCATCATCAACGCCGACGCATCCGACAAGCTGGTGGAATTCGCCGAGCTGACCGGCGTCCCGGTGGTCCCGACCCTGATGGGCTGGGGCACCATCCCCGACGATCACCCGCTGATGGCCGGCATGTGCGGCCTGCAGACCTCGCACCGCTACGGCAACGCCACCGTCCTGGAATCGGACATGGTGTTCGGCATCGGCAACCGCTGGGCCAACCGCCACACCGGTTCGGTCGACGTCTACACCGCTGGCCGCAAATTCGTCCACGTGGATATCGAACCGACGCAGATCGGCCGCGTATTCACCCCGGACCTGGGCATCGTCTCCGACGCCGGCTCCGCCCTGGACGTGTTCCTCGAAGTGGCCCGCGAATGGAAAGCCGCCGGCAAGCTGAAGGACCGCAGCGCCTGGGTCGAATCCTGCCGCGAGCGCAAGCGCACCATGCAGCGCAAGACCCACTTCGACAACGTGCCGGTCAAGCCGCAGCGCGTCTACGAAGAGATGAACGAGTTCTTCGGCAAGGACACCTGCTACGTCAGCACCATCGGTCTGTCGCAGATCGCCGGCGCGCAATTCCTGCACGTGTACAAGCCGCGCCACTGGATCAACTGCGGCCAGGCCGGCCCGCTGGGCTGGACCATTCCGGCAGCGCTGGGCGTGGTCAAGGCCGACCCGAGCCGCCAGGTCGTCGCACTGTCGGGCGACTATGACTTCCAGTTCATGATCGAAGAGCTGGCCGCCGGCGCGCAGTTCAACCTGCCGTACATCCACGTGCTGGTGAACAACTCCTACCTGGGCCTGATCCGCCAGGCACAGCGCGGCTTCGAGATCGACTACTGCGTGCAGCTGGCGTTCGAGAACGTCAACGCGCCGGAGCTCAACGGTTATGGCGTCGACCACGTCGCCGTGGTGGAAGGTCTGGGTTGCAAGGCGATCCGCGTATCCGACCCGAACCAGATCGGCGCGGCCTTTGCCCAGGCTCGCGAACTGATGCAGCAACACCGTGTACCGGTGGTGGTCGAGGTCATCCTGGAGCGTGTCACCAACATCTCCATGGGCACCGAGATCAACGCGGTCAACGAGTTCGAAGAGCTGGCGCTCAAGGGTATCGACGCCCCTACCGCCATCTCGCTGCTGGACTGA
- a CDS encoding low molecular weight protein tyrosine phosphatase family protein — MRRALFICSRNRLRSPTAEAVFANWPEVETDSAGLAPDAEVLLGVEQLEWADLVFVMERRQRQALLRRFPMAMRGKHLVCLDIPDDYDYLQPELVRILEHKVGPFLRQAQA; from the coding sequence GTGCGCCGCGCTTTGTTCATCTGTAGCCGCAACCGCTTGCGCAGTCCCACTGCCGAAGCTGTCTTCGCCAACTGGCCGGAGGTCGAGACCGACTCCGCCGGGCTGGCGCCGGACGCGGAGGTTCTGCTGGGCGTCGAGCAACTGGAGTGGGCCGATCTGGTGTTCGTGATGGAGCGCAGGCAGCGACAGGCGCTGCTGCGCCGATTCCCCATGGCGATGCGCGGCAAGCACCTGGTATGCCTGGATATCCCCGATGACTACGACTACCTGCAACCGGAGCTGGTGCGGATTCTCGAGCACAAGGTCGGGCCATTCCTGCGGCAGGCTCAGGCGTGA
- the hyi gene encoding hydroxypyruvate isomerase, giving the protein MPRFCANLSMLFTEVDFLDRFDAAARAGFSGVEYLFPYDVEAEVIKARLDANKLEQVLFNLPAGDWSKGERGIACHPDRVEEFRAGVDKAIAYAKVLGNTQVNCLAGIRPQGYDCATIENTFLNNLEYAAGKLEAAGIKLVMEMINTIDIPGFYLQTTQQAQDIREKVGSANLFLQYDIYHMQIMEGDLARTIEKNLASINHVQLADNPGRHEPGTGEINYRFLFDHLDRIGYRGWVGCEYKPKTTTEAGLGWLKSHNVI; this is encoded by the coding sequence ATGCCCCGTTTCTGCGCCAACCTGTCCATGCTGTTCACCGAGGTGGACTTCCTCGACCGCTTCGACGCCGCCGCACGCGCCGGTTTCAGCGGTGTCGAGTACCTTTTCCCGTATGACGTCGAGGCCGAGGTGATCAAGGCCCGCCTGGACGCCAACAAGCTCGAGCAAGTGCTGTTCAACCTTCCAGCGGGCGATTGGTCGAAAGGCGAGCGCGGCATCGCCTGCCACCCGGACCGCGTCGAGGAATTCCGCGCCGGTGTCGACAAGGCCATAGCCTACGCCAAGGTACTGGGCAACACCCAGGTCAACTGCCTGGCCGGTATTCGTCCGCAGGGCTACGACTGCGCGACCATCGAGAACACCTTCCTGAACAACCTGGAGTACGCGGCCGGCAAGCTCGAAGCCGCGGGCATCAAGCTGGTCATGGAAATGATCAACACGATCGACATTCCCGGCTTCTACCTGCAAACCACCCAACAGGCCCAGGACATCCGCGAGAAGGTCGGCAGCGCCAACCTGTTCCTGCAGTACGACATCTACCACATGCAGATCATGGAAGGTGACCTGGCGCGGACCATCGAGAAGAACCTCGCCTCGATCAACCACGTGCAGTTGGCCGACAACCCCGGCCGCCACGAGCCGGGTACCGGCGAGATCAACTACCGCTTCCTGTTCGACCACCTGGACCGCATCGGTTACCGCGGCTGGGTCGGCTGCGAATACAAGCCCAAGACCACCACCGAAGCCGGCCTTGGCTGGCTGAAGAGCCACAACGTCATCTGA
- a CDS encoding TetR/AcrR family transcriptional regulator — MTSIRERNRRLILRAASEEFAEKGFAATKTSDIAARAGLPKPNVYYYFQSKENLYRSVLESVVEPLLQASAPFREDDEPSEALRAYIRSKVKISQELPHASKVFASELMHGAPHLPKEYLDELNAQAQRNIACLQSWIDRGLLAPVDPHHLLFTIWAATQTYADFDWQISMVTGKTSLSDADFEAATETITRLVLRGTAPDNGSEPKAQGRLRPLSI; from the coding sequence ATGACCAGCATTCGCGAGCGTAACCGGCGCCTGATCCTGCGCGCAGCCAGCGAGGAGTTCGCCGAGAAGGGGTTCGCGGCGACCAAGACCAGCGACATCGCCGCTCGCGCCGGGCTGCCCAAGCCCAACGTCTACTACTACTTCCAGTCCAAGGAAAACCTCTACCGCAGCGTGCTGGAAAGCGTGGTGGAGCCGTTGCTGCAGGCCTCTGCGCCGTTCCGCGAGGACGACGAGCCGAGCGAGGCGCTGCGCGCCTACATCCGCTCCAAGGTGAAGATTTCCCAGGAGCTGCCGCACGCGTCCAAGGTGTTCGCCAGCGAGCTGATGCACGGTGCGCCGCACCTGCCCAAGGAATACCTGGATGAACTGAACGCGCAGGCCCAACGCAACATCGCCTGTCTGCAGAGCTGGATCGACCGCGGCCTGCTGGCGCCGGTGGACCCGCACCACCTGCTGTTCACCATCTGGGCGGCAACGCAGACCTATGCCGATTTCGACTGGCAGATCTCCATGGTCACCGGCAAGACCAGCCTGAGCGATGCGGATTTCGAAGCGGCCACCGAGACCATCACCCGCCTGGTGCTGCGCGGCACCGCGCCGGACAACGGCAGCGAGCCGAAGGCTCAGGGGCGTTTGCGGCCGCTCTCGATCTAA
- a CDS encoding NAD(P)/FAD-dependent oxidoreductase: protein MPHTSYPSSYYAASANPVPARPELQGEVETDVCVIGAGYTGLSTALFLLENGFKVTVLEAAKVGFGASGRNGGQIVNSYSRDIDVIERTVGAKQAKLLGDMAFEGGRIIRERIAKYNIQCDLKDGGVFAALSAKQMGHLESQKKLWERFGHTQLELMDAKRIREVVGTDSYVGGMLDMSGGHIHPLNLALGEAAAVESLGGVIHEQSPAVKIDRGANPVVHTPKGRVKAKFIVVAGNAYLGGLVPELASKSMPCGTQVITTEPLSADLAKSLLPTDYCVEDCNYLLDYYRLTGDNRLIFGGGVVYGARDPSNIEAIIRPKMLKVFPQLKDVKIDFAWTGNFLLTLSRLPQVGRIGDNIYYSQGCSGHGVTYTHLAGKLLAEVLRGQAERFDAFATLPHYPFPGGRMFQVPFSAIGAWYYTMRDKLGI, encoded by the coding sequence ATGCCGCACACTTCCTACCCCTCTTCCTATTACGCAGCTTCGGCCAACCCGGTCCCGGCCCGTCCTGAACTGCAGGGCGAGGTGGAAACCGATGTCTGCGTGATCGGCGCTGGCTACACCGGCCTGTCGACCGCCCTGTTCCTGCTGGAAAACGGCTTCAAGGTCACCGTACTGGAAGCCGCCAAGGTCGGCTTCGGCGCGTCGGGCCGTAACGGCGGCCAGATCGTCAACAGTTATAGCCGCGACATCGACGTCATCGAGCGCACCGTTGGCGCCAAGCAGGCCAAGCTGCTGGGCGACATGGCCTTCGAAGGCGGTCGCATCATTCGCGAGCGTATCGCCAAGTACAACATCCAGTGCGACCTGAAGGACGGCGGCGTGTTCGCGGCCCTCAGCGCCAAGCAGATGGGCCACCTGGAGTCGCAGAAAAAGCTGTGGGAGCGCTTCGGCCACACCCAGCTGGAACTGATGGACGCCAAACGCATCCGCGAAGTCGTGGGCACCGACAGCTATGTCGGCGGCATGCTCGACATGAGCGGCGGCCACATCCACCCGCTGAACCTCGCCCTGGGCGAAGCCGCGGCCGTGGAATCCCTGGGCGGCGTGATCCACGAGCAGTCACCAGCCGTGAAGATCGACCGTGGCGCCAACCCGGTCGTGCACACCCCGAAGGGTCGTGTGAAAGCCAAGTTCATCGTGGTAGCCGGTAACGCCTACCTCGGCGGCCTGGTACCGGAGCTGGCTTCCAAGTCCATGCCATGCGGCACCCAGGTGATCACTACCGAGCCGCTGAGCGCCGACCTGGCCAAGTCCCTGCTGCCGACCGACTATTGCGTCGAGGACTGCAACTACCTGCTCGACTACTACCGCCTGACCGGCGACAACCGCCTGATCTTCGGTGGCGGCGTGGTCTACGGTGCGCGCGATCCATCGAACATCGAGGCGATCATTCGTCCGAAGATGCTGAAGGTCTTCCCGCAGCTGAAGGACGTGAAGATCGACTTCGCCTGGACCGGCAACTTCCTGCTGACTCTCTCGCGTCTGCCGCAGGTTGGCCGCATCGGCGACAACATCTATTACTCCCAGGGCTGCTCGGGTCACGGCGTAACCTACACCCACCTGGCAGGCAAGCTGCTGGCCGAAGTCCTGCGTGGCCAGGCCGAGCGTTTCGACGCCTTCGCCACCCTGCCGCACTACCCCTTCCCGGGCGGCCGCATGTTCCAGGTGCCGTTCTCCGCGATCGGTGCCTGGTACTACACCATGCGCGACAAGCTGGGCATCTGA
- a CDS encoding GlcG/HbpS family heme-binding protein — MTTLSLETALDITRHALVASRELSTAPLTIAVLDAGGHLLSLQREDGASMLRPQIAIGKAWGAVALGKSSRVLAADAQQRPSFIAAVNTLAQGNVVPAPGGVLIRNSANEVIGAIGISGDVSDIDEQCAIRGVQALGLVADAG, encoded by the coding sequence ATGACCACCCTGAGCCTGGAAACCGCACTGGACATCACCCGTCACGCCCTGGTGGCCAGCCGCGAGCTGTCCACTGCGCCGCTGACCATCGCTGTGCTGGACGCTGGCGGGCATCTGTTGAGCCTGCAGCGCGAGGACGGCGCAAGCATGCTTCGCCCGCAGATCGCCATCGGCAAGGCGTGGGGCGCGGTGGCGCTGGGCAAGTCGTCGCGCGTGCTGGCGGCGGACGCTCAGCAGCGGCCGTCATTCATTGCGGCGGTGAATACGCTGGCGCAGGGCAACGTCGTGCCGGCGCCGGGTGGCGTGCTGATCCGCAATTCGGCCAATGAAGTGATCGGTGCCATCGGCATCAGCGGCGATGTGTCGGATATCGATGAGCAGTGCGCGATCCGTGGCGTGCAGGCGCTGGGTCTGGTCGCGGACGCGGGCTGA
- a CDS encoding substrate-binding periplasmic protein translates to MKLKAFCWALASILFPVISAPVVAQTYVVGVENLPFAPHYSTDAQGNYQGFARDVLDLFASTSGITLEYRSLPVDALLPALLSGEVDLKYPDNPDWAPEQKAGKTLRYSQPVTQYVDGVLVAPERLGQGIGALKRLALVEGWTPRGYEAPIQAGQISLAPSADLRQMVHTALKKQADGAYFNVVVATYYLDNIRAKPGALVFDPSLPHTRSAFHLSTVKQGELIQRFDRFLVDHAKEVAALKAKYGVEASLDSEHLGVEQWKVDFLERQKAKQKSP, encoded by the coding sequence TTGAAGCTCAAGGCCTTCTGCTGGGCGCTCGCCAGCATCCTGTTCCCCGTCATTTCCGCTCCTGTCGTGGCGCAGACCTACGTGGTCGGCGTCGAGAATCTCCCGTTCGCTCCGCACTACAGCACCGATGCCCAGGGCAATTACCAGGGCTTCGCTCGCGATGTGCTGGATCTGTTCGCCAGCACCAGTGGTATCACCCTGGAGTACCGTTCGCTGCCGGTGGATGCGCTGCTGCCGGCGCTGCTTTCCGGCGAGGTCGATCTCAAGTATCCCGATAACCCCGACTGGGCTCCGGAGCAGAAGGCCGGCAAGACCCTGCGCTATAGCCAGCCGGTGACGCAGTACGTCGATGGCGTGCTGGTGGCGCCTGAGCGACTGGGGCAGGGCATCGGCGCCCTGAAGCGGCTGGCGCTGGTGGAGGGTTGGACGCCGCGGGGCTACGAGGCGCCGATCCAGGCCGGGCAGATCAGCCTGGCGCCCAGCGCCGACCTGCGGCAGATGGTTCATACCGCGCTGAAGAAGCAGGCCGACGGCGCCTACTTCAACGTGGTGGTCGCCACTTACTACCTGGACAACATCCGCGCCAAGCCCGGCGCGCTGGTGTTCGATCCTTCGCTACCGCACACCCGCAGCGCGTTCCACCTGTCTACCGTGAAGCAGGGCGAACTGATCCAGCGCTTCGACCGCTTCCTCGTCGACCATGCCAAGGAAGTCGCCGCGCTCAAGGCCAAGTATGGCGTCGAGGCGAGCCTGGACTCCGAGCACCTGGGCGTTGAGCAGTGGAAGGTGGATTTCCTCGAGCGGCAGAAAGCGAAACAGAAGTCGCCCTGA
- a CDS encoding histone-like nucleoid-structuring protein, MvaT/MvaU family: MSKLAEFREAERKLQEQLALLEKLKSDGGLKKELEFKDQLQALMDQYGMNLRNVIEILDPQTSTEPAAAQPARRTRQLKIYKNPHNGETIETKGGNHKTLKAWKQQYGGDTVESWLQ; the protein is encoded by the coding sequence ATGTCCAAACTTGCGGAATTCCGCGAAGCCGAGCGCAAACTCCAGGAGCAACTCGCCCTGCTCGAGAAACTCAAGAGCGATGGCGGCCTGAAAAAGGAACTGGAGTTCAAGGATCAACTGCAAGCCTTGATGGACCAGTACGGCATGAACCTGCGCAATGTCATCGAGATTCTTGACCCGCAGACTTCCACCGAGCCCGCAGCTGCACAGCCGGCGCGCCGCACTCGCCAACTGAAGATCTACAAGAACCCGCACAATGGCGAGACCATCGAGACCAAGGGCGGCAACCACAAGACCCTGAAGGCCTGGAAACAACAGTACGGTGGCGACACCGTGGAATCCTGGCTGCAGTAA